Genomic segment of Chelatococcus sp. YT9:
TTTAGCTGAGACAGCACCCCATTGTAAGCCTGCGCTCGGTTTGTGCCTTCCGGGAGGGGGTTTTCCGGACTATATTTGCCGCTCAAGGCGCCCTGTTCGAGCACCATGTAGGCAAAGAAGGGGATGCCGTAGTTGCGGCAGTATTCCAGGATGCCAGCTTCTTCGGAGCTGCGGTAGAGGAGGCTATAATGGTTCTGGATGGCTTCGACTTGAAATCCAGCCTCGCCTAAGATTTGGTCGGCGAGCTTGATTTCGCTCAGGTTGTGGTTGGACACGCCGACATGTCTCACCCTTCCGCTCTTCAAGAGCGAAACCAAGTGAGGCGTCCACCGCTCCACGTCGGCTGAATTATGAATCCAATAAAGGTCGATGTAGTCGGTACCGAGGCGTTCCAGGCTCTGCTCCAGCATGTCCGCGACGGGATCTGCGCCGGCTCCGGCGGCCTGCGGGGTGAACTTTGTGGAGAGCTGGTAGTCGCTACGGGGAAAGCGCTTCAATACCTCCCCAAGTACGGTCTCTGAACGGCCCATGCCGTAAACAACGGCAGTGTCCCAGAGGGTGAACCCGGCCGCATGCGCCCTGTCGGCGACCTCTTCCAGGCCAGCTCGAGTTATGCGGCTACCGAAATAGCCTTCGGCACTCTCGCCGCTGTCTCCCCAGGCCCAGGTGCCCAGCGCGACGGTGGGTACTTTAAGACTATCTGGTGTCATGTTTGCTCCGCACTCGTTATGCGACGGGGGTTTGGTGTACCCTCTGCGCCGGCGCCACTGTGATACGCGGCTGCCCGGGAGCGTGAGCCTGATGCGCCGAGATTTCTGCATGATCCTCCAGAAA
This window contains:
- a CDS encoding aldo/keto reductase produces the protein MTPDSLKVPTVALGTWAWGDSGESAEGYFGSRITRAGLEEVADRAHAAGFTLWDTAVVYGMGRSETVLGEVLKRFPRSDYQLSTKFTPQAAGAGADPVADMLEQSLERLGTDYIDLYWIHNSADVERWTPHLVSLLKSGRVRHVGVSNHNLSEIKLADQILGEAGFQVEAIQNHYSLLYRSSEEAGILEYCRNYGIPFFAYMVLEQGALSGKYSPENPLPEGTNRAQAYNGVLSQLKALTDKLASIGQQQDAEVPDVAIAWAIAKGATPIIGVTKPNYIDGLVRATAVTLSSDDIVALEAIADAAGVNTRGWWEKDMQA